A window of Chlamydiales bacterium contains these coding sequences:
- a CDS encoding ribonucleoside-diphosphate reductase subunit alpha, translated as MTQATLDSSLSIDSITTVSVVKRNGMLVPFRRDRITNALEAAFRDTKKISKTDSLPSDIYRSIQAVADLVVEEALRLSQQGATLSVEGIQDLVEQKLIETNHIDVARDYIIYRDHHKSLRDDSPRNLKILRSDGVSYVRFNPIKISESLEFAFREALNIHGRMPDQIINAVNQLTNKAVESAMNAAKLGQVVSVEFIQDELEKHLMATGFYKVAKHFILIRALRQKASTSTTEEEKLQAQEIPTKSFHVLASNGTSYTLNDIMLKMRIAYACKGLENLVSADAILESTISQFYEGIKESEVDLSLTMATRTKIETEPAYSKVAARLLLDEIYRETIGVLASDKNLKEKHEKHFKEYIQFAVKVERLSPVLLEFDLDALAKAMKLERDLQFEYLGIQTLYDRYFIHHQQKRLETPQYFWMRVAMGLSINEGKERTSRAIEFYNILSSFLFVSSTPTLFNAGTKHSQLSSCYLSTVMDDLENIFKVVADDAQLSKWAGGIGNDWTNVRATGAVIKGTNGHSQGVIPFLKVANDTAVAVNQGGKRKGAMCAYLETWHLDIEDFLEMRKNTGDERRRTHDMNTANWIPDLFMKRVIQNAHWTLFSPSDAPDLHDLYGSAFEKRYIEYEKMVDEGKIKLFKRIEAVQLWRKMLGMLFETGHPWITFKDPSNIRSPQDHVGVVHSSNLCTEILLNTSKDETAVCNLGSVNLAFHCTSSGLNKELLASTIRTAVRMLDNVIDINFYPTKEAKTANIRHRPIGLGLMGFQDALYIQNISYASHQAVQFADESMEMISYYAILASSELAVERGTYSSYTGSKWDRGLLPIDTIDLLEQERGVSLEMDKSSTMDWDVVRAHIKKHGMRNSNTMAIAPTATISNITGVTQSIEPMYKHLFVKSNLSGEFTIPSIYLVNALKKINLWDEEMLDDLKYFDGSILEIERIPESIKSIYLTAFEIEPEWLIECASRRQKWIDMGQSLNLYLSEPSGKKLHNMYLYSWKKGLKTNYYLRSLGATQIEKSTTDINKRGLQPRWMKNKSASSNITVERDVQSKPTTQACTLGEACESCQ; from the coding sequence ATGACACAAGCAACACTAGATTCCTCCCTTTCCATTGATAGCATCACAACAGTAAGCGTTGTTAAGCGCAATGGAATGCTTGTTCCCTTTAGAAGGGACAGAATTACCAACGCACTAGAGGCCGCCTTCCGAGATACCAAAAAAATCTCAAAAACAGACTCTTTACCCTCCGATATTTACCGCTCTATCCAAGCTGTTGCTGATTTAGTAGTCGAAGAAGCACTCAGATTATCACAACAAGGAGCTACATTAAGTGTTGAGGGAATTCAAGACCTCGTTGAACAAAAACTCATAGAAACAAATCATATCGACGTTGCAAGGGACTATATCATCTACAGAGATCACCACAAGTCCCTACGTGATGATTCTCCACGTAATTTAAAAATTTTAAGAAGTGATGGAGTCTCCTATGTTCGCTTTAACCCCATAAAAATTTCTGAGTCACTTGAATTTGCCTTTCGAGAGGCTCTAAACATCCATGGTAGAATGCCCGACCAGATCATCAATGCAGTCAACCAACTCACAAATAAAGCTGTAGAAAGTGCAATGAATGCTGCAAAGCTGGGCCAAGTTGTCAGCGTCGAATTTATTCAAGATGAGCTTGAAAAACACCTTATGGCAACAGGTTTTTACAAGGTAGCAAAACACTTTATCTTGATAAGAGCTCTTCGTCAAAAAGCGTCCACATCAACAACAGAAGAAGAAAAACTACAAGCGCAAGAAATACCTACCAAGAGCTTTCATGTCCTTGCATCCAATGGAACAAGTTATACGCTCAATGATATCATGCTCAAAATGCGTATTGCCTATGCGTGTAAAGGTCTTGAAAACTTAGTCTCTGCGGATGCAATCCTGGAAAGCACGATCTCTCAATTTTATGAAGGTATCAAAGAGAGTGAAGTGGACCTCTCTTTAACAATGGCAACAAGAACAAAAATCGAAACGGAACCTGCCTATTCAAAAGTTGCAGCAAGGCTCTTACTTGATGAAATTTATAGAGAAACAATTGGTGTTTTAGCATCTGACAAAAACTTAAAAGAAAAACATGAAAAGCATTTTAAAGAATATATTCAATTTGCAGTAAAAGTAGAGCGCCTATCTCCTGTGCTTTTAGAATTTGATCTAGATGCGCTTGCCAAAGCCATGAAATTAGAGCGCGATTTGCAATTCGAATACCTCGGAATTCAAACCCTTTACGATCGCTATTTCATCCATCATCAACAAAAACGTCTAGAGACGCCTCAATACTTTTGGATGCGTGTTGCTATGGGATTAAGCATCAATGAGGGCAAAGAGCGAACATCTCGAGCGATAGAATTCTACAATATTCTTTCCTCTTTCCTGTTTGTTTCTAGCACGCCTACACTCTTCAACGCGGGAACAAAACACTCTCAACTTAGCTCTTGCTATCTCTCTACTGTCATGGATGATTTAGAAAACATCTTCAAAGTAGTTGCAGATGATGCACAACTCTCAAAATGGGCAGGAGGCATCGGTAATGACTGGACAAATGTTAGAGCAACAGGAGCCGTCATTAAAGGTACTAATGGACATAGTCAAGGCGTTATCCCTTTCTTGAAAGTTGCAAACGACACAGCAGTAGCTGTAAACCAGGGAGGAAAGCGCAAAGGAGCTATGTGCGCCTATCTTGAAACTTGGCACCTAGATATCGAAGACTTTTTAGAGATGCGCAAAAACACAGGTGATGAGAGAAGACGCACCCACGATATGAATACAGCCAACTGGATTCCAGACCTATTCATGAAGCGTGTAATTCAAAACGCCCATTGGACTCTTTTTAGCCCAAGTGATGCCCCTGACTTGCATGACCTTTACGGATCTGCTTTTGAAAAGCGTTATATCGAATATGAAAAAATGGTTGATGAGGGCAAAATTAAGTTATTCAAACGTATAGAAGCAGTCCAACTCTGGAGAAAAATGCTTGGAATGTTATTTGAAACGGGACATCCCTGGATTACCTTTAAAGACCCATCCAATATCAGATCCCCACAAGATCATGTAGGCGTTGTTCACAGTTCTAACTTGTGCACTGAAATCCTTCTTAATACCTCTAAAGACGAAACTGCCGTATGTAATTTGGGCTCTGTCAACTTAGCCTTTCACTGCACATCTAGCGGACTCAACAAGGAACTTCTTGCATCAACCATACGTACAGCTGTTCGTATGCTCGATAATGTCATTGACATTAACTTCTACCCAACAAAAGAAGCAAAGACTGCAAATATTAGACATCGCCCCATAGGTCTTGGCCTCATGGGCTTTCAAGATGCTCTCTACATCCAAAACATTAGCTATGCAAGTCATCAAGCGGTACAATTTGCCGATGAAAGCATGGAGATGATCTCTTACTATGCAATCCTTGCATCCTCAGAACTTGCAGTAGAGCGCGGCACTTATTCCTCCTACACTGGATCAAAGTGGGATCGAGGCTTGCTCCCTATCGACACTATAGACCTGCTTGAACAAGAGCGCGGTGTTTCCTTAGAAATGGATAAAAGCTCTACCATGGATTGGGATGTTGTGCGCGCACATATCAAAAAGCATGGCATGCGCAACAGTAACACGATGGCAATTGCTCCAACTGCAACCATTTCTAATATTACAGGGGTTACACAGTCAATTGAGCCTATGTATAAACACCTTTTTGTAAAGTCTAACCTCTCTGGTGAATTTACAATACCTAGCATCTATCTTGTTAATGCATTGAAAAAAATTAACCTCTGGGACGAGGAAATGTTGGATGACCTAAAGTACTTTGATGGATCGATCTTAGAAATTGAGCGCATCCCAGAAAGCATTAAATCCATCTACTTAACTGCCTTTGAGATTGAACCTGAGTGGTTAATTGAGTGTGCAAGTAGAAGACAAAAGTGGATTGATATGGGACAATCCCTCAACTTATACCTCTCAGAGCCTAGTGGTAAAAAACTACACAATATGTACCTCTATTCTTGGAAAAAAGGCCTAAAAACAAATTATTACTTAAGATCTCTTGGGGCTACACAAATTGAAAAATCTACAACAGATATCAACAAACGTGGATTACAACCTCGTTGGATGAAAAACAAGTCGGCCTCTAGTAACATCACAGTAGAACGTGATGTGCAAAGTAAGCCTACAACACAAGCGTGTACACTTGGCGAAGCGTGCGAAAGTTGTCAATAA
- the dapB gene encoding 4-hydroxy-tetrahydrodipicolinate reductase has translation MDFALIGYGKMGRIIEKIAAERGHSVLVKIDPLIDSQNSAAKTLLQDVDACIDFSHPDAVIDHIDLCASVGKPLVIGTTGWYEHLQAAEKKANQANIGVIWSANFSLGINLFMHVVKESAKIFNPFTSYDVAGFEIHHEQKIDSPSGTAKRLAETLLEELTNKKKILYETVNRKVEKEELQFTSLRVGHVPGTHTIYFDSPSDTITLTHTARNRESFAEGAVIAAEWIVGKTGFFTIDDLMNQWNAQ, from the coding sequence ATGGATTTTGCATTAATTGGCTATGGAAAAATGGGGCGCATCATTGAAAAAATTGCAGCTGAAAGAGGCCACTCTGTTTTGGTAAAAATAGATCCACTCATCGACTCTCAAAATTCTGCTGCTAAGACTTTACTACAAGATGTAGACGCTTGCATCGATTTTAGCCATCCAGATGCCGTTATAGATCATATAGATCTCTGTGCTTCTGTAGGAAAACCCCTAGTCATTGGTACTACGGGATGGTATGAGCACTTACAGGCAGCTGAAAAAAAAGCCAACCAAGCTAATATAGGTGTTATCTGGTCTGCAAATTTTTCTCTTGGTATCAATCTTTTTATGCATGTCGTAAAAGAATCAGCCAAAATTTTTAACCCTTTTACAAGTTACGATGTAGCTGGCTTTGAAATTCATCATGAACAGAAGATAGACAGCCCTTCAGGAACTGCTAAAAGGCTTGCAGAAACACTTTTAGAAGAACTTACAAACAAGAAAAAAATTCTTTATGAAACTGTAAATCGAAAAGTTGAAAAAGAAGAACTCCAATTTACGAGCCTACGAGTAGGTCATGTGCCAGGCACACATACTATCTACTTTGACTCCCCTTCTGATACCATTACGCTCACACATACAGCTAGAAACAGAGAAAGTTTCGCAGAAGGCGCTGTTATTGCAGCTGAATGGATTGTTGGAAAAACAGGTTTCTTTACTATCGATGACCTCATGAATCAATGGAATGCACAATGA
- a CDS encoding methionyl aminopeptidase: MQRNDPCWCGSGQKWKKCHYPETVNKNPKDLAQYYFEKYKIILKTKGQIEGIRRACKLASLILDKTCSMAKAGITTNELNAFAHKLHKDAGAIPAPLHYGHPPFPKSICTSLNEVICHGIPNDIPLKEGDILNIDVSPILHGFYGDCSRMVMVGDVSAEKQLVTEVSYECLMRSIAILKPGVLLSAIGDIIEPYANSRNCSVVNQFVGHGVGVHFHEEPQVAHNKNKLDIPLAAGMTFTIEPMINAGVREHTLDSNQWTARTRDKRASAQWEHTVLITEDGHEILTLCTS; encoded by the coding sequence ATACAACGCAATGATCCTTGCTGGTGTGGAAGCGGGCAAAAATGGAAAAAATGTCACTATCCAGAAACAGTGAATAAAAATCCTAAAGATTTAGCTCAATACTACTTTGAAAAATACAAAATTATTTTAAAAACAAAAGGACAAATTGAGGGAATAAGAAGAGCTTGTAAACTTGCAAGTCTCATCCTTGATAAAACTTGCTCTATGGCAAAAGCTGGCATTACAACAAATGAGCTCAATGCCTTTGCACATAAACTCCATAAGGATGCAGGAGCTATTCCAGCCCCCCTTCACTATGGTCATCCACCTTTTCCAAAAAGTATCTGTACTTCTCTAAACGAAGTTATCTGTCATGGCATTCCCAACGATATTCCTCTAAAAGAGGGCGATATCCTCAATATTGATGTAAGCCCTATTTTACATGGGTTTTACGGAGATTGCAGCCGCATGGTCATGGTTGGAGATGTAAGCGCAGAAAAACAATTGGTAACTGAAGTATCTTATGAGTGCCTAATGCGCTCTATTGCCATATTAAAGCCAGGTGTCTTGCTCTCTGCTATAGGAGATATAATTGAGCCTTACGCCAACTCTAGGAATTGCTCTGTTGTCAATCAATTTGTCGGACATGGTGTTGGCGTGCATTTTCATGAGGAGCCTCAAGTAGCACACAACAAAAATAAACTAGATATCCCCCTTGCTGCTGGCATGACTTTTACAATTGAGCCTATGATTAATGCAGGTGTGCGAGAACATACATTAGACTCTAACCAATGGACAGCAAGAACTCGTGACAAAAGAGCAAGCGCTCAATGGGAACACACCGTATTAATCACCGAAGATGGTCACGAGATCCTAACTCTCTGCACGTCATAA
- the truA gene encoding tRNA pseudouridine(38-40) synthase TruA yields MQNIILTVAYDGTHYLGWQKNQEGKSIEEALEKTLSQILQEKIILQAASRTDAGVHANEQIVNFFSSHHIEPKKLQMSLNALLPKDITIINVHPALTHFHPTLDCIAKEYHYYICNHHYQLPFHRNYSWHYFYPLELPLMQRSASLLIGKHDFATFCNTKKNEVYTHTVRNLTSIEIIPLPQNRICFKIVGENFLYKMVRNIIGTLVYIGNGKIPINKLSRILESCDRTQAGITAPAHGLFLHKVYYPGGIFNDTTQ; encoded by the coding sequence ATGCAAAATATTATTTTAACCGTTGCATATGATGGAACCCATTATCTTGGCTGGCAAAAAAACCAAGAAGGAAAAAGCATAGAAGAGGCCTTAGAGAAGACCTTATCTCAAATACTCCAGGAAAAAATTATATTGCAAGCCGCAAGTAGAACAGATGCAGGCGTCCATGCAAACGAGCAAATTGTAAATTTTTTCTCTTCTCATCATATTGAGCCAAAAAAGCTGCAAATGAGCCTTAACGCCCTGCTACCAAAAGATATTACCATAATAAATGTGCACCCTGCGCTAACACATTTTCATCCTACACTGGACTGCATTGCTAAAGAATATCACTATTATATCTGCAATCACCACTATCAACTCCCCTTTCATCGAAATTATTCTTGGCACTACTTTTATCCACTAGAATTGCCTTTAATGCAAAGAAGCGCCTCCTTACTCATTGGTAAACATGATTTTGCAACTTTTTGTAATACAAAAAAAAATGAAGTTTATACTCATACAGTTAGAAATTTGACTTCCATAGAAATTATTCCTCTCCCACAAAATCGCATTTGTTTTAAAATCGTTGGTGAAAACTTTTTATATAAAATGGTTCGTAATATAATTGGCACTCTTGTTTATATTGGAAATGGCAAAATACCAATAAACAAGTTATCAAGAATTCTTGAAAGTTGCGATCGTACGCAAGCTGGTATCACTGCACCTGCGCATGGTCTCTTTCTGCACAAGGTCTATTATCCCGGAGGAATCTTTAATGATACAACGCAATGA
- the dapA gene encoding 4-hydroxy-tetrahydrodipicolinate synthase: MKKIELQGTYTALITPFSQDALQVNEDSLKKLIHRQLEEGIDGLLILGSTGEAPTLSRKEQDRVISLTVNEVNRRVPVMVGTGNYSTEQTILNTKRAEELGADMALIVTPYYNKPTPEGIFRHFKAIAKSSSLPIIIYNTQGRTGKNINPPLLKRLSEIKEIIAIKDCSENIDQMMDFINLVVKERPDFKVLSGDDSMTLPLIALGGHGIISVASNLIVKPLVKMVYAALNGDFNSARSIHYELLPLFRALFIETNPIPIKTIMDLCGYHAGPLRLPLCEMSEENTSALQNVLKNLKMKIL, encoded by the coding sequence ATGAAAAAAATAGAACTTCAAGGCACCTATACAGCCCTTATTACCCCATTTTCTCAAGACGCACTGCAAGTAAATGAAGACTCTCTCAAAAAGCTTATCCACAGACAACTTGAAGAGGGTATTGATGGACTTTTAATCTTAGGTTCAACAGGAGAAGCTCCAACACTTTCCAGAAAAGAACAAGATCGTGTTATTTCACTCACAGTAAATGAAGTTAATAGAAGAGTTCCTGTCATGGTAGGAACGGGTAATTATTCTACAGAACAAACTATTCTCAACACTAAGCGAGCAGAAGAACTCGGCGCTGATATGGCTCTTATCGTAACCCCTTACTACAATAAGCCTACACCTGAGGGCATCTTTAGGCATTTTAAAGCCATTGCAAAAAGCTCTTCTCTTCCCATTATCATCTATAACACTCAAGGACGCACTGGAAAAAACATTAATCCACCTCTTCTTAAACGCCTTTCTGAAATAAAAGAAATCATAGCCATTAAAGATTGTTCTGAAAACATTGACCAAATGATGGATTTCATCAACCTAGTTGTAAAAGAGCGCCCTGACTTTAAGGTTTTAAGTGGCGATGATTCCATGACTCTTCCTTTAATTGCATTAGGAGGTCATGGAATCATTTCAGTTGCTAGTAATTTAATTGTTAAGCCACTTGTAAAAATGGTCTATGCTGCATTAAATGGTGACTTTAATAGCGCAAGAAGCATCCACTATGAACTGCTTCCCCTTTTTAGAGCTCTTTTTATAGAGACTAACCCCATACCCATTAAGACTATCATGGACCTTTGTGGCTATCATGCAGGCCCTTTGCGCCTTCCCTTATGTGAAATGTCAGAAGAAAACACATCTGCGCTACAAAACGTACTCAAAAACTTAAAAATGAAAATCTTATGA
- a CDS encoding ribonucleotide-diphosphate reductase subunit beta translates to MLSFDELDLEESRIKSSTNASEIDPKATDQRVKVKDKRLINCNQVDVNQLMPLKYKWAWEHYINGCANHWMPTEVPMAKDIELWKSKVLSDDERRVIMRVLGFFSTAESLVGNNLVLAIFKHITNPEARQFLLRQAFEEAIHTHAFHYIVESLALNEGEVFNMYNEINTIHAKDQFEMQLTADVMQENFSTETPEGAQKFLENLIGFYIIMEGIFFYSGFVMMLSFLRQNKMTGIGEQFQYILRDETVHLNFGIDLINGIKEENPGLWTSTFQAHIISIVKKAVELEALYAQDCLPKGILGLSASMFREYVQYIADRRLERIGLKPQYGSKNPFPWMSETIDLGKEKNFFETRVTEYQSSSNLKW, encoded by the coding sequence ATGCTCTCATTTGATGAACTAGATCTTGAGGAATCAAGAATTAAAAGCAGCACAAATGCTTCTGAAATAGACCCCAAGGCTACTGACCAACGCGTCAAAGTTAAGGACAAGCGCTTAATCAACTGTAACCAAGTAGATGTCAATCAACTAATGCCCCTAAAATATAAATGGGCATGGGAACATTATATTAACGGATGTGCTAACCACTGGATGCCAACGGAAGTTCCTATGGCAAAGGATATAGAACTATGGAAATCTAAAGTGCTCTCTGATGATGAAAGAAGAGTCATCATGCGTGTGCTTGGCTTCTTTAGTACTGCAGAAAGCCTTGTAGGCAACAACTTAGTGCTAGCAATCTTCAAGCACATCACAAACCCAGAAGCTCGCCAGTTTCTTTTGCGTCAAGCTTTTGAAGAAGCGATTCATACACATGCTTTTCACTATATTGTTGAATCTCTAGCTCTCAATGAGGGTGAAGTATTTAATATGTATAATGAAATCAACACCATTCACGCTAAAGATCAATTTGAGATGCAACTTACAGCTGATGTAATGCAAGAAAATTTCTCTACAGAGACACCTGAGGGCGCTCAAAAATTTCTAGAGAACTTAATTGGCTTTTATATCATTATGGAAGGCATATTCTTTTATAGTGGCTTTGTGATGATGCTTTCTTTTTTAAGACAAAATAAGATGACAGGCATCGGAGAGCAATTTCAGTACATTCTAAGAGATGAAACTGTACACCTAAATTTTGGCATCGACCTTATCAATGGTATCAAAGAAGAAAACCCCGGTCTTTGGACCTCTACATTTCAAGCACATATCATATCCATTGTTAAAAAAGCAGTTGAATTGGAAGCGCTTTACGCTCAAGATTGTCTTCCTAAAGGTATCTTAGGCCTAAGTGCTTCGATGTTTAGAGAATATGTACAATACATTGCTGACAGAAGATTAGAGCGTATTGGTCTAAAGCCCCAGTATGGCTCAAAAAACCCTTTCCCCTGGATGAGTGAGACAATTGACCTTGGGAAAGAGAAAAACTTTTTCGAGACCCGTGTTACGGAATACCAATCGTCCTCGAATTTGAAATGGTAA
- a CDS encoding phosphatidylcholine/phosphatidylserine synthase, whose protein sequence is MRKVYLIPNLVTAFGLACGLFVIFRMNMIEPGTSTYSLLYMSAILLLIAGVADVLDGAIARFIHAESEFGCQFDSLSDAITFGVAPTVTILKTLSAPQGSELSFFAMTGALIYSVCGVLRLVRFNVKSLESKKNELLQKTHNKHFTGLPITVAAIAAISMNLFLVSDDFERWFSLSSDTKTIVLIATMVVLGYFMVSRWKFPSAKALHFRVKSIHLVFITVLMAVLLLYGVFYHFALLFMAVSWIYIIVAWSLSIARVIAGKKSKTLEDFEPEPDDLDDF, encoded by the coding sequence ATGAGAAAAGTTTATCTAATACCTAATCTGGTAACGGCTTTTGGCCTTGCATGTGGTCTTTTTGTCATTTTTAGAATGAACATGATAGAGCCTGGAACTAGTACTTATTCTCTCTTATACATGTCAGCAATATTACTTTTAATCGCGGGTGTTGCAGATGTTTTGGATGGTGCAATTGCACGGTTTATTCATGCTGAAAGTGAGTTTGGCTGTCAGTTTGACTCGTTGTCTGATGCAATTACATTTGGAGTTGCCCCAACTGTGACAATTTTAAAGACTCTTTCTGCACCGCAAGGCTCAGAGTTATCCTTTTTTGCAATGACAGGAGCTTTAATCTATTCTGTTTGCGGTGTTCTTCGCCTTGTACGCTTCAATGTAAAGAGCTTGGAAAGTAAAAAAAATGAATTGCTTCAAAAAACACATAATAAGCATTTTACAGGTCTTCCTATAACAGTTGCAGCAATAGCTGCCATTTCTATGAATTTATTTTTGGTTTCTGATGATTTTGAAAGATGGTTTTCCCTTTCTTCTGATACTAAAACAATCGTATTAATTGCTACAATGGTAGTTCTTGGTTATTTTATGGTGAGCCGTTGGAAATTTCCAAGCGCAAAAGCCTTGCACTTTCGTGTAAAGTCTATTCATTTGGTTTTTATCACTGTTTTAATGGCTGTGTTACTGTTGTATGGTGTTTTTTATCATTTCGCACTCCTTTTTATGGCAGTTAGTTGGATCTACATCATTGTTGCTTGGAGCTTATCCATTGCAAGGGTAATTGCTGGAAAAAAATCTAAGACACTTGAAGATTTTGAGCCAGAGCCCGATGATTTAGATGATTTTTAA
- the asd gene encoding aspartate-semialdehyde dehydrogenase, whose amino-acid sequence MKKIPVGVLGATGMVGQHYLNLLDNHPWFEVVFLGASEKSADKTYEEAILNRFFLKSPLSKRLLNLKVQAVSSDQNLLTHVKRNCSFVFSALDTTTAKCYEEVWAQAGIPIVSNASAHRNSEDVPVLIPEINPHHLKIIPIQKRNRGWDNGFIVTKPNCSIQSYIAPLFAINAQFPIKRVIALTMQAVSGAGWPGVSSLDILGNVIPFISGEEEKSETEPLKVLGTIKNDKIVPNQDLVFSAHCNRVSVLDGHLACISIELAKDIPDKDEVLHLWSIFKGNTHVQSLPSSPKQPIIYLEEENRPQPRLDCEREKGMTTCVGRLRSCNALHLRFVGLSHNIIRGAAGGGILNAELLHALEYF is encoded by the coding sequence ATGAAAAAAATCCCTGTAGGCGTACTTGGCGCAACTGGCATGGTAGGCCAGCACTATTTAAACCTTTTGGATAATCACCCTTGGTTTGAAGTTGTCTTTCTTGGGGCCTCAGAAAAGTCTGCAGATAAAACTTATGAAGAAGCTATTCTCAACAGATTTTTTCTCAAAAGCCCTCTTTCAAAACGCTTACTTAACCTAAAAGTACAAGCCGTTTCTTCTGATCAAAACTTATTAACACATGTTAAAAGAAACTGCAGCTTTGTCTTTTCCGCTCTAGATACCACTACAGCAAAATGTTATGAAGAAGTATGGGCGCAGGCGGGCATTCCTATTGTTTCTAATGCTTCTGCACATAGAAATAGCGAAGATGTACCTGTACTGATACCTGAAATCAACCCACATCACTTAAAAATCATTCCTATTCAAAAAAGAAATAGAGGCTGGGACAATGGGTTCATTGTTACAAAACCAAACTGCTCTATCCAATCCTATATTGCACCTCTCTTTGCCATAAATGCCCAATTTCCCATAAAACGTGTCATCGCACTCACCATGCAGGCAGTAAGTGGTGCTGGATGGCCAGGGGTTTCTTCTCTAGATATCCTTGGAAATGTGATCCCCTTTATTTCTGGTGAAGAAGAAAAGAGTGAAACAGAACCATTAAAGGTACTAGGAACCATCAAAAACGATAAAATTGTACCTAATCAGGATCTTGTCTTTTCTGCTCATTGCAACCGAGTATCCGTTTTAGACGGTCATCTTGCCTGTATCAGTATAGAGCTTGCAAAAGACATCCCAGATAAAGATGAAGTTCTGCACTTATGGAGTATATTCAAAGGCAACACACACGTGCAAAGCCTTCCTTCTTCCCCAAAACAGCCTATCATCTATTTAGAAGAGGAAAACCGCCCCCAACCAAGATTAGATTGTGAGCGTGAAAAAGGAATGACCACTTGCGTTGGCAGGCTCAGAAGCTGCAATGCACTACACTTGCGCTTTGTTGGACTCTCTCATAACATAATCCGAGGAGCTGCTGGTGGAGGAATCCTAAATGCTGAACTCCTCCATGCTCTTGAATATTTCTAG
- a CDS encoding MarC family protein → MSIISIAFTLFLIMNSLGLVPLILALLKNAEPKLQRRILLREMFVALGIILAFNFLGDFFFNWLNISQSNIQMAGGLILFLIAIRMIFPGPKKIESSVPEELPFVVPIATPLVAGPSLLATIMFYAKENSTPKMLLAIFLAWIATTIIFLCAPTLKKFIGDKGLTAFERLMGLLLTLIAVQMFLQGLAQFIAHLSPSLAT, encoded by the coding sequence ATGAGCATTATCTCCATTGCATTTACTCTCTTTCTAATCATGAATTCTCTTGGGCTCGTTCCTCTCATACTTGCCCTTCTTAAAAATGCAGAACCCAAGCTTCAAAGACGTATTCTCTTGAGAGAAATGTTTGTGGCTCTTGGTATCATTCTTGCTTTTAACTTTCTTGGAGACTTTTTCTTTAATTGGCTTAACATCAGCCAATCTAACATTCAAATGGCAGGAGGATTAATTCTCTTTCTTATCGCCATACGCATGATTTTCCCAGGTCCCAAAAAAATAGAATCTTCTGTACCAGAAGAACTTCCCTTTGTAGTGCCAATAGCTACACCCCTAGTTGCAGGTCCTTCTCTCTTAGCTACAATCATGTTTTATGCAAAAGAGAATAGCACGCCTAAAATGCTTTTAGCTATATTTCTGGCATGGATTGCAACAACCATCATCTTTCTTTGTGCTCCCACGCTTAAAAAATTCATTGGAGACAAAGGACTTACAGCATTTGAGCGCCTCATGGGATTACTTTTGACCCTAATTGCCGTTCAAATGTTCTTGCAAGGACTAGCTCAGTTTATTGCTCACTTATCACCTTCACTTGCAACATGA
- a CDS encoding MarC family protein: protein MTTAQIAATLFLIMDPFGNVPAFIALLKNFDAKKQRRIIFRELLIALGIILLFNFLGDEILSMIGVTQATVQLAGGIILFLISLQMIFPKSHHAIAQPGEEPFIVPLAVPLIAGPSIIGTVMIYAHQEGDFFKTTLAILIAWSASTLILLASSWMQRIFGARVLIAGERLMGLMMTILAVNMFTDGIRTLVT from the coding sequence ATGACCACAGCTCAAATAGCAGCAACTCTTTTTTTGATTATGGATCCATTTGGCAATGTGCCCGCTTTTATTGCACTACTTAAAAACTTTGATGCAAAAAAACAGCGCCGCATCATCTTCCGTGAACTTTTAATTGCTCTTGGTATTATTTTACTCTTTAACTTTCTTGGAGATGAAATTCTCTCTATGATTGGGGTAACACAAGCTACTGTGCAACTTGCAGGTGGTATTATTCTATTTTTAATATCGCTACAAATGATTTTTCCCAAATCACATCATGCCATTGCACAACCAGGGGAAGAACCCTTCATTGTTCCTCTTGCAGTTCCTCTTATCGCAGGCCCTTCTATCATTGGTACGGTAATGATTTACGCACATCAAGAGGGTGATTTCTTCAAAACTACACTTGCCATTCTAATTGCATGGAGCGCAAGCACTCTCATATTACTTGCATCCTCATGGATGCAGCGTATTTTTGGCGCCAGGGTTCTCATTGCAGGAGAGCGGCTTATGGGACTTATGATGACCATACTTGCTGTCAATATGTTTACAGATGGAATCCGCACCCTTGTAACTTAA